In a genomic window of Punica granatum isolate Tunisia-2019 chromosome 6, ASM765513v2, whole genome shotgun sequence:
- the LOC116210285 gene encoding probably inactive leucine-rich repeat receptor-like protein kinase IMK2 — translation MKMNRAPFLRSTVNATVLVQCVVSVCAILDPVDFLALQSIQKSLWDVPGSSFFASWDFTSDPCNFVGVYCDGDRVVTLNLGDPWAGTPGLMGRIDPAIGHLSSIVELTVVPGRVMGPLPLSISELKNLQFLGLGGNFISGEIPASLGMLQNLRTLDLGFNQLTGSIPSSVGSLPQLTNLILSHNKLSGPVPPFMSLVLSRIDLKHNYLCGPLRAGSLPPSLHYLSLSWNWLSGPVDELLNRLNRLNSLDLSMNQFTGNIPATVFTFPITNLQLQRNSFTGPVDPASPVTIPTVDLSYNQLSGPISPMLSTVENLYLNNNRFTGQVPGSLVDRLLAGGMQLLYLQHNYLTSLEIDPRAEIPPTSSMCIQYNCMVPPIRAPCPLKAGKQQNRPRKQCIELRG, via the coding sequence ATGAAGATGAATCGGGCACCGTTTCTGAGGTCTACAGTTAATGCCACCGTTCTCGTACAATGCGTTGTGTCGGTTTGTGCCATTCTTGACCCGGTGGATTTCCTCGCACTTCAGTCGATCCAGAAGTCCCTCTGGGACGTGCCTGGCTCGAGCTTCTTTGCATCGTGGGACTTCACCTCGGATCCTTGTAACTTCGTGGGAGTCTACTGCGACGGGGATCGGGTGGTTACCCTAAACCTTGGCGACCCGTGGGCAGGTACCCCAGGTTTGATGGGCAGGATAGACCCGGCCATTGGCCATCTCTCCTCCATTGTCGAGCTCACGGTGGTCCCGGGCCGGGTCATGGGGCCTCTCCCACTTTCCATCTCGGAACTGAAGAACCTCCAGTTCCTCGGGCTTGGCGGGAATTTCATCTCCGGAGAGATACCTGCATCACTCGGGATGCTTCAGAATCTCCGGACACTAGATCTCGGGTTCAACCAGCTGACTGGATCGATCCCAAGTTCGGTAGGGTCCCTCCCTCAGTTAACCAACCTCATCTTATCCCACAACAAGCTGTCCGGTCCCGTACCACCATTCATGTCACTAGTTCTATCCCGGATCGACTTGAAGCACAACTACCTCTGCGGTCCCCTCCGAGCCGGCTCCCTCCCTCCATCACTGCACTACCTCTCATTATCATGGAACTGGCTTAGTGGACCAGTCGATGAGCTTCTAAACCGGCTCAACCGTCTGAACTCCCTGGACCTGAGCATGAACCAATTCACGGGCAATATCCCAGCCACggtcttcacctttccgatcACGAATCTCCAGCTCCAGAGGAACTCATTCACAGGCCCAGTCGATCCAGCCAGCCCCGTCACAATCCCGACCGTCGACCTCAGCTACAACCAGCTCTCAGGACCGATCTCGCCCATGCTCTCGACCGTAGAGAACCTCTACTTGAACAATAACAGGTTCACAGGCCAGGTTCCAGGGAGCCTCGTGGACCGGCTCCTCGCAGGGGGGATGCAGCTTCTGTACTTACAGCATAACTATCTTACGTCGCTCGAGATCGATCCGAGGGCTGAGATCCCCCCGACCTCCTCAATGTGCATACAATATAATTGCATGGTCCCGCCAATACGAGCGCCATGCCCTCTCAAGGCCGGGAAGCAGCAGAATCGGCCTCGGAAGCAGTGTATAGAATTGAGAGGGTAA
- the LOC116210284 gene encoding autophagy-related protein 18g-like isoform X2 produces the protein MKNRKGRNNGLLPSSLRIISSCLKTVSSNASNVASSVRSAGASVAASISASSDDPKDQVTWAGFDKLELGPTLCRHVLLLGYQNGFQVLDVEDASNFSELVSKRDGPVTFLQMQPFPTQCDGPQGYRAVHPILLVVSGESPDTVNRDHNHGLSAGSCKDGYMESELGHSTNTATTVQFYSLKSHAYVHVLRFRSAVCMVRCSPRIVAVGLAAQIHCFDAVTLENKFSVLTYPVPQLAGQGPIGVNFGYGPMAVGPRWLAYASNNPLSSNTGRLSPQNLTPSPGVSPSTSPSGGNLVARYAMESSKHLAAGIINLGDMGYKTLSKYCQELLPDGSNSPVPSSSGWKVGRHTGSEPDNAGMVVIKDFVSRAVICQFKAHTSPLSALCFDPSGTLLVTASVYGNTINVFRIMPCHTSKGSGSQHFNWISAHVHLYRLHRGMTSAIIQDICFSHYSQWVGIVSSKGTCHVFVLSPFGGDPGFLGNNSKGEEVSLFPSLSIPWWSNSYFINSHQCFQPPPPVTLSVVSRIKYNDSGWLNTVSNAAASATGKVFVPSGAVAAVFHNSMSQSHQHVNVRSNALEYLLVYTPSGHVIQHKLLPSIGVEASDAGLKARPGSFLQIQEDELRVKVEPVQWWDVCRRSDWPEREDCRFTTTFDGQNTPTSNAEGEDDYGVGLADMNKIAVTKKPIKTDFSRCREGSHWYLSNAEVQVGAGRIPFWHRLEVSLYTMSYPSGVPFAGGEFEVEKLPVQEVEIKRKELLPVFDHFHSVKSGWGDSHTMGRYPAFAPHELRQVKFRVAEETVICHSKPSSLSSTESSDGGSSRRIENFPDFDQVHTEKSYGFTCQSVDDIYDEKRENCLVGAPALLIKNSLAATPHVHYVDNITDNCHGLSLLDDHLPSPGIIPSGPAPSAGSGNRVFDLAGDVHKEEPEPAVHNNPVDLGQLFKEGYCGAVEPDGSDALNEAANDDVNSCSPHEREKPEDGDDEMLGGIFAFSEDG, from the exons ATGAAGAACAGGAAAGGCAGGAACAATGGCTTGTTGCCGAGTTCTCTCCGGATCATCTCTTCGTGCCTCAAGACCGTGTCCTCCAACGCTAGCAACGTCGCTTCGTCCGTGCGCTCGGCCGGGGCTTCTGTCGCGGCTTCAATTTCTGCTTCCTCTGACGATCCAAAGGATCAG GTAACATGGGCTGGATTTGACAAACTGGAGCTGGGTCCAACTTTATGCAGACACGTTCTTTTGCTTGGCTATCAAAATGGTTTCCAAGTGCTTGATGTCGAAGATGCTTCTAACTTCAGCGAACTGGTTTCCAAACGTGATGGCCCAGTGACGTTCTTGCAGATGCAGCCCTTTCCTACACAGTGTGATGGTCCTCAAGGATACAGAGCTGTTCATCCTATACTACTTGTTGTCTCAGGGGAGAGCCCTGACACAGTAAACCGTGATCACAACCATGGCCTTAGTGCTGGATCATGCAAAGATGGTTATATGGAGTCGGAATTAGGACATTCTACGAACACAGCTACGACTGTTCAGTTCTATTCACTGAAGTCCCATGCTTACGTGCATGTTCTGAGATTTAGGTCTGCAGTATGTATGGTTAGATGCAGTCCCCGAATAGTCGCTGTTGGTCTAGCCGCACAA ATACACTGCTTTGACGCCGTCACTCTGGAGAATAAGTTCAGTGTTCTTACATATCCAGTTCCTCAGTTAGCAGGGCAAGGACCAATTGGGGTTAATTTTGGTTATGGTCCAATGGCTGTTGGTCCAAGGTGGTTAGCCTATGCCTCTAACAATCCACTGTCATCAAATACAGGCCGCCTAAGCCCACAAAATCTCACTCCTTCTCCAGGTGTTAGTCCATCTACTTCTCCAAGTGGTGGAAATCTGGTGGCACGCTATGCAATGGAGTCCAGCAAACACTTGGCTGCGGGAATAATCAATCTGGGAGACATGGGATACAAAACTCTCTCAAAGTACTGTCAGGAGCTACTTCCTGATGGTTCCAATTCTCCCGTACCTTCAAGTTCAGGTTGGAAGGTTGGGAGACATACAGGATCTGAGCCAGACAATGCAGGGATG GTAGTTATAAAGGATTTTGTCTCTCGAGCTGTTATTTGCCAATTCAAGGCCCATACAAGTCCATTGTCTGCATTGTGTTTTGATCCTAGTGGGACACTTCTGGTTACTGCCTCGGTGTATGGGAATACAATTAATGTATTCCGAATCATGCCATGTCACACGAGCAAAGGATCAGGCTCTCAACATTTTAACTGGATTTCAGCTCATGTGCATCTTTACCGTTTGCATCGTGGAATGACATCTGCT ATAATCCAAGATATATGCTTTAGTCACTACAGTCAGTGGGTTGGCATTGTTTCATCAAAGGGCACTTGTCATGTTTTTGTTCTCTCCCCATTTGGTGGTGACCCTGGGTTCCTAGGCAACAACTCCAAGGGTGAAGAAGTCTCTTTGTTTCCATCTTTATCTATACCATGGTGGAGCAATTCGTATTTTATAAATAGCCACCAGTGCTTTCAACCTCCTCCTCCTGTTACGTTGTCAGTGGTAAGCAGGATAAAGTATAATGATTCTGGGTGGCTTAATACCGTTAGCAATGCTGCTGCTTCTGCGACGGGGAAGGTTTTTGTGCCATCTGGTGCTGTTGCTGCtgtttttcataattcaatgtCTCAAAGCCATCAGCATGTCAATGTGCGTTCTAATGCTCTCGAATATTTGTTAGTTTACACTCCGTCAGGTCATGTAATTCAGCATAAGCTCCTACCCTCAATTGGGGTTGAAGCTAGTGATGCTGGACTAAAAGCACGACCTGGTTCCTTTTTGCAAATACAAGAGGATGAGCTGAGGGTGAAAGTTGAGCCTGTTCAATGGTGGGATGTGTGTCGAAGGTCAGATTGGCCAGAAAGAGAAGATTGTAGGTTCACGACTACTTTTGATGGGCAAAATACTCCCACATCAAATGCTGAGGGAGAGGATGATTATGGGGTTGGTCTGGCGGACATGAATAAAATTGCTGTCACTAAGAAACCAATCAAAACAGATTTTTCCAGGTGTCGTGAGGGATCCCATTGGTATTTATCTAATGCGGAGGTACAAGTGGGCGCTGGAAGGATACCATTTTGGCATAGGTTGGAG GTTTCTCTATACACTATGAGTTATCCAAGTGGCGTACCCTTTGCGGGCGGGGAGTTTGAAGTAGAGAAGCTACCAGTGCAAGAAGTTGAAATCAAGCGGAAGGAGTTATTGCCTGTGTTTGACCATTTCCATAGCGTAAAATCTGGATGGGGTGACAG TCATACAATGGGAAGATATCCTGCTTTTGCTCCTCACGAGCTACGTCAAGTTAAATTCCGGGTTGCAGAAGAGACTGTTATATGCCACTCAAAACCTTCATCTCTTAGCTCTACTGAAAGCTCAGATGGTG GTTCTTCTAGGAGGATTGAGAACTTTCCCGACTTCGATCAAGTGCACACTGAGAAGTCTTATGGTTTTACTTGTCAGTCAGTGGATGATATTTACGatgagaaaagggaaaattgcCTTGTCGGGGCCCCGGCGCTGCTGATAAAGAATTCCCTTGCTGCTACACCACATGTACACTATGTAGACAATATTACAGATAACTGCCATGGTTTATCTTTGCTAGACGACCATCTCCCTTCTCCTGGAATCATCCCAAGTGGGCCCGCTCCAAGTGCTGGTTCTGGCAAcagggttttcgacctagctgGTGATGTCCATAAGGAGGAGCCAGAACCTGCAGTGCACAATAATCCAGTAGATTTGGGGCAGTTATTTAAGGAGGGCTATTGTGGAGCTGTTGAGCCTGATGGTTCGGATGCACTAAATGAAGCTGCAAATGATGATGTCAACAGCTGCAGCCCCCACGAGAGGGAGAAACCTGAAGATGGAGACGATGAAATGCTTGGTGGCATATTCGCCTTCTCCGAAGATG GTTGA
- the LOC116210284 gene encoding autophagy-related protein 18g-like isoform X1 yields the protein MKNRKGRNNGLLPSSLRIISSCLKTVSSNASNVASSVRSAGASVAASISASSDDPKDQVTWAGFDKLELGPTLCRHVLLLGYQNGFQVLDVEDASNFSELVSKRDGPVTFLQMQPFPTQCDGPQGYRAVHPILLVVSGESPDTVNRDHNHGLSAGSCKDGYMESELGHSTNTATTVQFYSLKSHAYVHVLRFRSAVCMVRCSPRIVAVGLAAQIHCFDAVTLENKFSVLTYPVPQLAGQGPIGVNFGYGPMAVGPRWLAYASNNPLSSNTGRLSPQNLTPSPGVSPSTSPSGGNLVARYAMESSKHLAAGIINLGDMGYKTLSKYCQELLPDGSNSPVPSSSGWKVGRHTGSEPDNAGMVVIKDFVSRAVICQFKAHTSPLSALCFDPSGTLLVTASVYGNTINVFRIMPCHTSKGSGSQHFNWISAHVHLYRLHRGMTSAIIQDICFSHYSQWVGIVSSKGTCHVFVLSPFGGDPGFLGNNSKGEEVSLFPSLSIPWWSNSYFINSHQCFQPPPPVTLSVVSRIKYNDSGWLNTVSNAAASATGKVFVPSGAVAAVFHNSMSQSHQHVNVRSNALEYLLVYTPSGHVIQHKLLPSIGVEASDAGLKARPGSFLQIQEDELRVKVEPVQWWDVCRRSDWPEREDCRFTTTFDGQNTPTSNAEGEDDYGVGLADMNKIAVTKKPIKTDFSRCREGSHWYLSNAEVQVGAGRIPFWHRLEVSLYTMSYPSGVPFAGGEFEVEKLPVQEVEIKRKELLPVFDHFHSVKSGWGDRSHTMGRYPAFAPHELRQVKFRVAEETVICHSKPSSLSSTESSDGGSSRRIENFPDFDQVHTEKSYGFTCQSVDDIYDEKRENCLVGAPALLIKNSLAATPHVHYVDNITDNCHGLSLLDDHLPSPGIIPSGPAPSAGSGNRVFDLAGDVHKEEPEPAVHNNPVDLGQLFKEGYCGAVEPDGSDALNEAANDDVNSCSPHEREKPEDGDDEMLGGIFAFSEDG from the exons ATGAAGAACAGGAAAGGCAGGAACAATGGCTTGTTGCCGAGTTCTCTCCGGATCATCTCTTCGTGCCTCAAGACCGTGTCCTCCAACGCTAGCAACGTCGCTTCGTCCGTGCGCTCGGCCGGGGCTTCTGTCGCGGCTTCAATTTCTGCTTCCTCTGACGATCCAAAGGATCAG GTAACATGGGCTGGATTTGACAAACTGGAGCTGGGTCCAACTTTATGCAGACACGTTCTTTTGCTTGGCTATCAAAATGGTTTCCAAGTGCTTGATGTCGAAGATGCTTCTAACTTCAGCGAACTGGTTTCCAAACGTGATGGCCCAGTGACGTTCTTGCAGATGCAGCCCTTTCCTACACAGTGTGATGGTCCTCAAGGATACAGAGCTGTTCATCCTATACTACTTGTTGTCTCAGGGGAGAGCCCTGACACAGTAAACCGTGATCACAACCATGGCCTTAGTGCTGGATCATGCAAAGATGGTTATATGGAGTCGGAATTAGGACATTCTACGAACACAGCTACGACTGTTCAGTTCTATTCACTGAAGTCCCATGCTTACGTGCATGTTCTGAGATTTAGGTCTGCAGTATGTATGGTTAGATGCAGTCCCCGAATAGTCGCTGTTGGTCTAGCCGCACAA ATACACTGCTTTGACGCCGTCACTCTGGAGAATAAGTTCAGTGTTCTTACATATCCAGTTCCTCAGTTAGCAGGGCAAGGACCAATTGGGGTTAATTTTGGTTATGGTCCAATGGCTGTTGGTCCAAGGTGGTTAGCCTATGCCTCTAACAATCCACTGTCATCAAATACAGGCCGCCTAAGCCCACAAAATCTCACTCCTTCTCCAGGTGTTAGTCCATCTACTTCTCCAAGTGGTGGAAATCTGGTGGCACGCTATGCAATGGAGTCCAGCAAACACTTGGCTGCGGGAATAATCAATCTGGGAGACATGGGATACAAAACTCTCTCAAAGTACTGTCAGGAGCTACTTCCTGATGGTTCCAATTCTCCCGTACCTTCAAGTTCAGGTTGGAAGGTTGGGAGACATACAGGATCTGAGCCAGACAATGCAGGGATG GTAGTTATAAAGGATTTTGTCTCTCGAGCTGTTATTTGCCAATTCAAGGCCCATACAAGTCCATTGTCTGCATTGTGTTTTGATCCTAGTGGGACACTTCTGGTTACTGCCTCGGTGTATGGGAATACAATTAATGTATTCCGAATCATGCCATGTCACACGAGCAAAGGATCAGGCTCTCAACATTTTAACTGGATTTCAGCTCATGTGCATCTTTACCGTTTGCATCGTGGAATGACATCTGCT ATAATCCAAGATATATGCTTTAGTCACTACAGTCAGTGGGTTGGCATTGTTTCATCAAAGGGCACTTGTCATGTTTTTGTTCTCTCCCCATTTGGTGGTGACCCTGGGTTCCTAGGCAACAACTCCAAGGGTGAAGAAGTCTCTTTGTTTCCATCTTTATCTATACCATGGTGGAGCAATTCGTATTTTATAAATAGCCACCAGTGCTTTCAACCTCCTCCTCCTGTTACGTTGTCAGTGGTAAGCAGGATAAAGTATAATGATTCTGGGTGGCTTAATACCGTTAGCAATGCTGCTGCTTCTGCGACGGGGAAGGTTTTTGTGCCATCTGGTGCTGTTGCTGCtgtttttcataattcaatgtCTCAAAGCCATCAGCATGTCAATGTGCGTTCTAATGCTCTCGAATATTTGTTAGTTTACACTCCGTCAGGTCATGTAATTCAGCATAAGCTCCTACCCTCAATTGGGGTTGAAGCTAGTGATGCTGGACTAAAAGCACGACCTGGTTCCTTTTTGCAAATACAAGAGGATGAGCTGAGGGTGAAAGTTGAGCCTGTTCAATGGTGGGATGTGTGTCGAAGGTCAGATTGGCCAGAAAGAGAAGATTGTAGGTTCACGACTACTTTTGATGGGCAAAATACTCCCACATCAAATGCTGAGGGAGAGGATGATTATGGGGTTGGTCTGGCGGACATGAATAAAATTGCTGTCACTAAGAAACCAATCAAAACAGATTTTTCCAGGTGTCGTGAGGGATCCCATTGGTATTTATCTAATGCGGAGGTACAAGTGGGCGCTGGAAGGATACCATTTTGGCATAGGTTGGAG GTTTCTCTATACACTATGAGTTATCCAAGTGGCGTACCCTTTGCGGGCGGGGAGTTTGAAGTAGAGAAGCTACCAGTGCAAGAAGTTGAAATCAAGCGGAAGGAGTTATTGCCTGTGTTTGACCATTTCCATAGCGTAAAATCTGGATGGGGTGACAG AAGTCATACAATGGGAAGATATCCTGCTTTTGCTCCTCACGAGCTACGTCAAGTTAAATTCCGGGTTGCAGAAGAGACTGTTATATGCCACTCAAAACCTTCATCTCTTAGCTCTACTGAAAGCTCAGATGGTG GTTCTTCTAGGAGGATTGAGAACTTTCCCGACTTCGATCAAGTGCACACTGAGAAGTCTTATGGTTTTACTTGTCAGTCAGTGGATGATATTTACGatgagaaaagggaaaattgcCTTGTCGGGGCCCCGGCGCTGCTGATAAAGAATTCCCTTGCTGCTACACCACATGTACACTATGTAGACAATATTACAGATAACTGCCATGGTTTATCTTTGCTAGACGACCATCTCCCTTCTCCTGGAATCATCCCAAGTGGGCCCGCTCCAAGTGCTGGTTCTGGCAAcagggttttcgacctagctgGTGATGTCCATAAGGAGGAGCCAGAACCTGCAGTGCACAATAATCCAGTAGATTTGGGGCAGTTATTTAAGGAGGGCTATTGTGGAGCTGTTGAGCCTGATGGTTCGGATGCACTAAATGAAGCTGCAAATGATGATGTCAACAGCTGCAGCCCCCACGAGAGGGAGAAACCTGAAGATGGAGACGATGAAATGCTTGGTGGCATATTCGCCTTCTCCGAAGATG GTTGA